The sequence TGCGACCAGAGCCGGCTCAAGAACTGGATGTCGGCGGCGATCTCCTCCTCGCCCTTGCCCTCCGCCACCGTCCTGACGATGAAGCCCCCGCTCGCCGGCCGCACCACCTTCACGATGTTGCGCAGGCGCTCACGCTCCGCCTCGTCGTGGATGCGCCGCGACACGCCGACGTGACGCGACTGCGGCATGAACACGATGTACCGGCCGGGGATGGAGATGAACGAGGTGATGCGCGCGCCCTTGCTCCCCAGCGACTCCTTGGAGACCTGGACGAGGATCTCCTGCCCCTTGTGCAGGAGCTCCTCGATGGGCGCATGGGCGAAGGCGGGCCGGCTCGCGCCGCCCTCCGCCTCGGCCTCGGCGAGCTCCTCTTCGACGGACTCCGCGGCCGCCTCGGGCGGGGCCTCCACCGCGTCCCCGTTGCCCGCCTCGTCCTCGACGCCCTGGGCCCGCTCATCGGCCGCGTCGGTGAGCTCCGCAGTGTAGTCCCCGCCGTAGAGAAAGGCGTCCTTGTGGAGGCCGATGTCGACGAACGCGGCCTGCATGCCGGGCAGGACGTTGGTGACGACACCCTTGTAGATGTTGCCGACGATGGAACGACGGCGCGCCCGCTCGACGTACAGCTCCGTCAGCTGGTTGCCGTCCTGCACGGCGAGACGGGTCTCCGTCACGCCGACGTTCACGACGATCCGCTTGGCCACGGCAGCCCCCGACGAGTCCGACTCCGAGAGCCGGCCCGTTTGCTCGGGTTACTGGAACTGCCGCATTCGAACCGAGAGGAGGAGCCCCAGCGCCATGAGGGAGACCACCATGGACGATCCCCCATAGCTCATCAATGGCAGCGGGATGCCGACCACGGGCAAGAGACCCGTCACCATCCCCAGATTGATGAGCGTCTGGGTGGCGAACAGAGCCGTCACGCCCAGGGCGACGATCCGTCCCCGTGGCTCACGGGCGCCTGCGGCGATCTCGAACCCTCGCAACACCAGGAGACCGTACGCCATGATCAGGACCAGACACCCCGCGAAGCCCCACATCTCAGCGAACACGGCGAATATGAAATCCGTGTGTCGCTCCGGGAGAAAGGAGAGGCGGCTCTGCGTCGCGCCGCTCACTCCCTTGCCCAGGAGCTGACCGGAACCGATGGCAATCTTTGCCTGGATGACATTGTACGCCGTTCCCAGGGGGTCACGGAACGGATCGATGTACACGAGGAGTCGCTCCCGCTGATACTCCTTGAGGGCGAACCACGCCACCGGCATGAGGGCGAGGCCGGCGAGGATGAGGCCGGCGAAGATGCGCAGGCGGATCCCGATGCCCAGGAGGACGGCGGCGAGCACGGGCAGGAGCACGAGGGCGGTGCCGAGGTCGGGCTGGCGCACCACCAGCACGAAGGGCACCCCGACCATCACGCCCGTCCAGATCAGGGTCGCGCGCGATAGGGGCCGGCTCCACCGTGA is a genomic window of Candidatus Methylomirabilota bacterium containing:
- the rodA gene encoding rod shape-determining protein RodA; amino-acid sequence: MILRIDRRLLQNVDWPLIAAAIVLICLSFISLWSLSPHGSIAWRQLSWVGVGTMALLVVIALDYRNLVRAAPFFYSIGLSLLLTVFVLGRTVSGARRWIHLGPFTFQPSELFKLIFVLTLAWALTSRWSRPLSRATLIWTGVMVGVPFVLVVRQPDLGTALVLLPVLAAVLLGIGIRLRIFAGLILAGLALMPVAWFALKEYQRERLLVYIDPFRDPLGTAYNVIQAKIAIGSGQLLGKGVSGATQSRLSFLPERHTDFIFAVFAEMWGFAGCLVLIMAYGLLVLRGFEIAAGAREPRGRIVALGVTALFATQTLINLGMVTGLLPVVGIPLPLMSYGGSSMVVSLMALGLLLSVRMRQFQ